Proteins encoded together in one Alteribacter keqinensis window:
- a CDS encoding C45 family autoproteolytic acyltransferase/hydolase, whose product MKIQVDVIQGRGSPYEFGYKQGEKLKEMPLYNAHVKRRSKSMRSYNTVLYEARRWFLELAPELWEELEGLSEGLGWSLEDTLHEYGGYQQDWKKSGCSTFMIDGVYGRNYDYHPKTYDGRFVFWQPEQSKGYSSIGFAQRMIGRMDGMNEKGLAVGYHFVNRIRPGDGFICTTIARFLLNQCATVEEAKDMIKQIPHRHAFNYSMTDANRNSAVVEASSKGVAVQPEGRVSCTNHFTVKREENRHRTVESESRLRSLNTLAQGNPAAKQLFYYLNHEKYNIAKREYGNWSGTIHTAVYDTVNQAVHIGVGVNGEPVTVSFSSWLKGRDSMLKKINGTLPGALPVFHLKRK is encoded by the coding sequence ATGAAAATACAGGTGGATGTAATCCAGGGAAGAGGATCGCCTTACGAATTCGGATATAAACAAGGGGAAAAACTAAAAGAGATGCCATTATATAATGCCCATGTAAAACGGCGGAGCAAGTCGATGAGATCCTACAATACCGTTCTGTATGAGGCCAGAAGGTGGTTCTTGGAACTGGCCCCTGAACTGTGGGAAGAATTGGAGGGACTCTCGGAAGGTCTCGGATGGTCCCTTGAAGATACCCTTCACGAATACGGAGGCTACCAGCAGGACTGGAAAAAATCCGGCTGTTCCACGTTCATGATCGATGGGGTATACGGAAGAAATTACGATTATCATCCAAAAACCTACGATGGCAGATTTGTTTTCTGGCAGCCGGAACAATCAAAGGGCTACAGTTCCATTGGCTTTGCACAGCGGATGATCGGGCGGATGGATGGAATGAACGAAAAGGGACTGGCCGTAGGCTACCACTTTGTGAACCGGATCAGACCTGGAGACGGGTTTATCTGCACAACGATAGCACGCTTTCTATTAAATCAGTGTGCCACTGTTGAAGAAGCAAAGGACATGATTAAGCAGATTCCACACCGTCATGCGTTTAACTATTCGATGACAGATGCAAATAGAAACAGTGCGGTCGTAGAGGCCTCTTCTAAAGGAGTAGCGGTCCAGCCGGAAGGAAGAGTAAGCTGCACGAATCATTTTACCGTCAAACGTGAGGAGAACCGGCACCGTACCGTAGAATCAGAGTCAAGACTCAGGTCTCTAAACACCCTCGCACAAGGAAATCCGGCCGCAAAGCAGCTCTTTTATTATCTGAATCACGAAAAATACAACATAGCAAAAAGAGAATACGGAAACTGGTCGGGAACGATTCATACAGCGGTGTACGATACTGTAAATCAAGCAGTCCACATCGGAGTCGGGGTGAACGGAGAACCTGTGACCGTTTCTTTTTCCAGCTGGTTAAAAGGGAGAGACAGTATGCTGAAAAAAATAAATGGTACACTCCCGGGTGCCTTACCGGTTTTTCATCTGAAGAGAAAGTAA
- a CDS encoding cation transporter, protein MQNEKRVLKVSVYGALIYAIVAIVWGIAGNSQMILFDGLYSLISVALSFFSLLSAAYIQKTDFKRFPFGNYAVRRPVNGHARFRLLC, encoded by the coding sequence ATGCAAAACGAAAAGCGGGTTCTGAAAGTATCTGTATACGGAGCACTGATCTATGCAATCGTAGCCATCGTCTGGGGGATAGCCGGGAACTCTCAAATGATATTATTTGACGGACTGTATTCATTAATCAGTGTTGCCTTATCCTTCTTTTCTTTGTTATCTGCAGCGTATATTCAAAAGACAGATTTTAAGCGTTTTCCTTTTGGAAATTACGCCGTACGCAGACCCGTTAATGGTCATGCTCGTTTCAGGCTACTTTGTTAA
- a CDS encoding serine hydrolase domain-containing protein — protein MKRFSAGSVSLDEKKKEALEKELRHDPVRTCSVLIEDQLVFTYESERGDMETPRKVNSITKSILSAAVGLAIEHGYFESVNEPLSRVFENGNLPERYKEVTIEDLLTMRSGIDWAGNKPMIESGDWTDFIFNQSLKDKPGTTFNYVCANSHLLSAAVQKRTSLSAEEFVGKHLFAKLNIKDAVWDKDPKGISTGGFGLEMKPADLLAFGSLYLHNGRFGGEAVLNEEWVRTSTEEKTGTDMGNQRYGYHWWVNPETNRLPYFYYAAGSGGKYIFVVPDRKMVCVFTSDYSRKEGVKPFTLFTRYLLKGFKK, from the coding sequence ATGAAACGATTTTCAGCAGGGTCAGTTTCTTTGGATGAGAAAAAAAAGGAGGCACTTGAAAAAGAACTTCGCCATGACCCCGTCCGCACATGTTCGGTTTTAATAGAAGATCAGCTCGTCTTTACATACGAGAGTGAGCGGGGAGATATGGAAACACCGCGGAAAGTCAATTCCATCACAAAAAGTATCCTGTCAGCTGCAGTAGGGCTGGCTATTGAGCATGGTTATTTCGAAAGTGTCAATGAACCTCTTTCACGGGTTTTTGAAAATGGTAATCTTCCGGAAAGATACAAAGAGGTGACGATCGAAGATTTACTTACAATGAGATCTGGAATTGACTGGGCCGGTAATAAACCTATGATCGAATCCGGGGACTGGACAGACTTTATCTTCAACCAGTCTCTGAAAGACAAGCCGGGTACGACGTTCAATTATGTATGCGCTAACTCCCACCTGTTAAGTGCCGCGGTTCAGAAACGAACGTCCCTGTCAGCAGAGGAATTTGTCGGAAAACACCTTTTTGCAAAGCTGAACATTAAAGACGCAGTCTGGGACAAGGATCCCAAAGGCATTTCCACTGGCGGATTCGGCTTGGAAATGAAGCCGGCGGACTTACTTGCATTCGGTTCTCTTTATTTACATAACGGCCGGTTCGGGGGCGAAGCTGTACTAAACGAAGAGTGGGTCCGTACTTCAACGGAAGAAAAGACCGGAACGGATATGGGAAATCAGCGTTACGGCTACCACTGGTGGGTGAACCCTGAAACGAACAGACTTCCTTATTTTTATTATGCTGCCGGAAGCGGTGGGAAGTATATCTTTGTTGTTCCTGACAGGAAGA